A window of bacterium genomic DNA:
AAAAGGAAAACGAAACTTTTCTTTGGCTGTCTGCTCTGAACGAGCAGGGCGGCGGGGCTTCGCTTCGGCTCGGGCGAGGCGGAATTCCCCCCACAACCCCCTGCCGCCTCGCCCTCGCTTGGGCTGGCGAAATTTTTGACGGCGATTTTATTTTTGGCCAGTGATAAAGCCTAAGAATTTATACATTTTACGATAGCGAATTTTTGAATATATCCCTTTCCACCAAGAAATTTTCTCTGGCTTAGGTTCGCTCATAATCTTACAGTTGAGATCGGGATACTGAGAGTGTATGAGCTCTAAAATAAAATTTGTTATTTTTACTACGTCTTCCAACACGCCGGGTAACGGATAGACGGAAACCGAAGGAATAAGATGTAGTCTATGTAATGGATTTGCGCACATGGCGAAATTGGCTTCTCGTATTGCACCCCAATTGCCATGCGAAAAAGACGATGTCCAATCGTAATATGCGTCATAAATATCCTTACACCCAGCATCATCACTCATCTTTCGCAAATCTGAATCTGTCCAGTGCCCGAGATCTATATCAGAAAACTCCTCCCACTGATCTTCATTTGTTATTTCCTTCAGAAATGCCTCATCAATAAAAGATGGTTTGTCCTTCAAATCCCTGTTTTTTAGATAGCTTAATTTCATTTTCCCAATTCCATAATTTCGATAATCGCTCCATGTAGCTTCGTCTTTTTTCTTAATGAGATAAGAAAGTGTGATATAAGCTTCTACGCACGACCTAAGAGCTAGTCTGCCTATCATTCCTCTCGATAGATTCGTAGCGACTAATTCATCCAATAGTCTTAACGCATAGAAACCAAAACCAAATATTGCATCGTGTCTAGACTCAATGGCAGTAGATTCATCAGTCTTGAGATAATGAAGCAGAAGGAGATGTCTAGTTCTGTGAATTTGGTCGTGGCTTACTCTGATACTATCCTTTCTTTGTTCTTTTCTTGGCAGAGGTGCGCAGAGTGTTGATTGCAGGCATGCTTTCCAAAATTTCTCCGGCCAATCATTTTGTTTTCCTTCATTTCTCATTTGCATTCCAATTTCGGAAGCGCGTATAAAGGGACGCACGTGTCTCAAATCCCCGTAGTTTGGATATTCAAATACGCCTCGCAAGGTCTCATCAATTCCACCAATAGAGCTTGAAAATTTTATTTTTCCGCCGTGAATTTCGCATAAAAATTTAATCCATCTGCAATCGGTGGCCTCTTGCGATTGATGCCATAAAGTTGCACTCACGCCCTTTGCGAGAAAATCCGCGGTCTCTCCCTCGTCTTTTGGATCTCCTAAAATTTCTTTCCATTCACTATAGCCTGGAAGCGCGGGAAATATGACGAGCGAGCGCAAGATTTTTTGTGCTTCGGGATGTGATTCTTTAAGTAGGTTGATTAAGGCGATCCGGCTCTCTTTTGGCCAAGTCGCTATTCCCGAGTGTGTAACATCCGATAAGGTCGGATTTTTTCTCACCAGCTCGGCAACCTTTCGAAAAATATCAAGGGCTTCCTCTCGCTTTATATTTCCAATCAACAAAACAGCCCAGAGCATTTCCGGCATCCGATTATCTTTCCAAGAGGAAGGGCTCATTGGAAGTTGCCGAAACGGAGGGAGGAGAGTTTTACCTTCCCGTTTATGCTTAGAAATGTCCGTTGTGCGCTGTTCTTCGGTTTTTTTCTCTAATTTATCTTCTTGCATGGTATATGTGAATAACTCGCTCTTTTATACTTTCGATTTATTTATAAATTTACCAATTTCCCAGAATGCTTTAATCGGATTTTTTATTATTTCATGCTCCCAGATTCTCAAAATTTTCCACCCTTGTTTTTTCAGCTTTGCTCGATTTCTTTTATCGCGCAAGATATTTGATTTAATTTTTTCTCGCCAGTATTTTTTGGGAAGCCTCTTCTCATCTTTTAAAAAATATCTTCCGTGCCAGAAGTCCCCGTCAATAAAAATTGCTATCTTTTTTCTAGGAAAGGCGATGTCAGGGGAACCAGCGGCTTTTTTATAATGTTTTTGGAAATAGATTTTTCTTTTCCGGAGCTCGCAAAAAACAATGCGCTCAGCTTTTGTATTTTTCGAGCGAATTTTTGACATTATTTCGCTTCTTTTCTTTTTAGAAAAAACGTCCATAAAACATTGATTAAAAATCTGTGGATAACTACCGCTTTGATTTTCGGTTCCTTTTCGGTTATAATTGAATTGTAGCGCAAACTAACTTTTATAGCAATATGCAAACTCTGACAAAAAAACAAAAACTGGTCTTCGATTTTATAAATACATATCGAGCTGAAAATGGCATTTCGCCCACGATTGAAGAAATTAGGAAGAAGTTAAAACTTAGGGCGGTTTCAACAATTCACGAACATATAAATACCCTAAAAGAAAAAGGCTATCTTTCAAAATCTGATAATTCAGCAAGAGGCATCTCTCTTAAGAAAAAAATAAAATCAATTATTGAGATTCCAATTATTGGGAGAATTGCTGCCGGTCAGCCGATTGAAGCAATAGAGAATATAGAGGATACGATTTCACTTATAAATCCTAGCATTAAAACCTCAGAGGGTTATTACGCGCTCCGTGTTGTCGGTGAAAGTATGATTGACGAAGGTATTTTTGATGGCGATATTGTCGTGATTAAAAAACAATCAGTAGCAGAAAATGGACAGACAGTCGTGGCCATTATTGACGACAACGAAGCAACGCTTAAAAAGTTATATCGGGAAAAAACAAGATTTCGGCTAGAACCGAGAAATCAAAGCTTGCTCCCTTTTTATAGAAAAGAAGTTGAAGTGAGGGGCGTGGTTGTTCAGATAATTAGGAATATAGATACAAAAGAGGAGAAAAAACCACAAAAAAAGACAAGGCATGGATTCAGAACCATTGACCTATTTGCAGGTATTGGCGGAATAAGGATTGGTTTTGAAAATGCTGGTTTTAGCACTGTTTTTGCAAATGATTTTGAACCTCAATGTAAAGAAACATACGATCTTAATTTTAAGGATTCGAAATTAATTGTTGAGGATATAAGAAAAATCGGCATAGACGATTTGCCAGAATTTGATTTTTTATTAGGCGGGTTCCCTTGCCAAGCATTTTCTATCGCAGGATATAGGCAGGGATTTAACGACGAAAAAGGGCGTGGAAATTTATTTTTCGATATTGCGCGGATTATCGATGCTCGTAAGCCAGAAGGTTTTCTTCTAGAAAATGTAAAAAATCTAAAAAGCCATGACGGGGGAAAAACTTTCAAAATAATCGAGGAAACATTGAAAAATCTCGGCTACCACATAAAACCTAAAGTCTTAAATAGCATGGAATACGGGAATATTCCGCAGAATCGAGAACGAATTTATATTGTAGGTTTCAAAAATAAAGATTATGCCGACAAGTTTTCTTTTCCCGATCCGATAAAACTATCGAAAAAGATCAATGACTTGCTAGAAAAAAATGTCTCTGAAAAGTATTATTACAATGGAAAACCTTTATATGAAAAATTGAAAGGTTTTGTAAAAGAAGAAGGAAAAGTATATCAATGGCGCAGGCAATATGTCCGTGAAAATAAAAGCGGTGTTTGTCCAACGCTCACAGCAAACATGGGCATGGGGGGGCATAATGTGCCCATTATTAAAGATAAGAAAGGAATTAGGAAACTGACTCCGCTAGAATGCGCTCGCGTTCAAGGTTTCCCGGAAAATTACAAATTGCCGCAAATTGCAGATTCTGCCCTATATAAACAGCTTGGAAATTCGGTAAGCGTGCCAGTAATTGAGGCTGTCGCAAGACAAATGATGAAAGCAATGGAATAGGATTATATTTCTTTCGCGATGTGCTCAAGATTTTTTTCGGTTTCGGTGATTAATTTTTTGGACTGCAAAGACGGGATGTTTCTTTTCGCTATCCAAATATTATTTCTATTTAAAGCAGGGTTTCTCCCGACCGTATGAAGATTGAAAAGATATGTCTTCCCTTTTTCCAGATTGAATGTTCCAAGCACATCATTTGAAACTACAACATTAGTAAGGCAATGAATAAATCGCCGTGAGCTTTTTTGATTAAGTTTTTCGTATGATTCAATTTTGCCGTTGAATTTAATATTCCCAATAAACTTAGGATCTGGAAATTTGCTATCCATAACATATCTTTCGAGAACGCCATTTGAAAAAGTCCCGATCTTCTTTAGTTTTCCCTTGCCTATATTGCTGTCCGTCTGTTTTCCAGCAATTTCAAATATCTCTGTTTCATACATAAAAAAACCTTTCTTAAATTCGATGCCATGTTCATCTAGCTCTTTTCCAGATATGGCATATTCAATAACTATCTCGATATTTTCAATGCTGGTAAAATCTTTAAATATCTCAGACTTAAATTTGTCTCTAAGATAAATTCCCAACAGATCTTTTTGCTTGATATTCCCTTGATTGTTATTCTGTATATAAGCGCCTATGACAAAAATATTCTCTGGCTTAGATGATCTTTTAATCGTATCAAATTGTTCAAGCGTAAGACCGATCCACCGATCATCTTTGGAAATGTTTTTTATTTCCAAAAAACACTTGGGCTTTCTCTCTTTTCTATTTTCTACAACACTAACGATATCTGGTTCATTTAGAACTTCGTTGTTTTGCTTGATATCGAAATCTAAAATATAATCTTTGCTCGGATTTAATGATTTAAGAACATTAGCAACTCCAAGCTCAACGAGTTTTCCCAGAATGAAACTGTCCAAAACTCCGCCCAAACCTCTTGAAGCCCCAGATGTTCGAGAAGACTGAGATTTTTTTGGTTCAAGATGATACCTAAGGGCAAAGTTAAACGCGGTATCGAAATCTTTTCTTGTAATTTTATATTTCATAATCTATTTAATAAAAAACGATATGTCTTTCCGATATATTTTTGCGAATTCCCGTAAATGAACAATGTCAATACGCCGCTGACCCGCTTCAACCTTGGAAACATGGGATTGTGTCTTGCCGAGCAATTTTGCAACTTCTGCCTGATCTAAGCCCGCTCCTTGGCGAGCTTTTTTTAATTGCTCAACAATGTATTTATGGTCTTTTGAATAAATTGCTTTTGTCATATTAGTATTTTTATTATAATATGCCATTGTGTCATATTCCAAATTGTCATATACTAAATTAGGGAGTTCTGCAACCTTTTCCGCGCAGGGAGGGTGGGGCAAGGAAAAGATTATTTCCGCCGTCAAAAATTTCGCCAGCCCAAGCGAGGGCGAGGCGGAAGGGGGGTGTGGGGGGAATTCCGCCTCGCCCGAGCCGAAGCGAAGCCCCGCCGCCCTGCTCGTTCAGAGCAGACAGCCAAAGAAAAGTTTCGTTTTCCTTTTAGAAGAAAAAATCGGGCGCGCGCAAATAAAAAATCGTGAACAAAACTTTTCTTTGTCGGAGCGAGCATCAGCGAGCGGCGGCGGGGCGGAGCATCAAAATTCAGCGTTCGGATTTTCGCTAAAAAAAGTTCGGATTTCGTTCAGCGTTCGGAGCTGTCAAAATAACCGCTTATCTAAGCGGTTATTTTTAATACCACCGACTATTGACTTTTGGCTTAAAACCTGCTATACTGGCTAGTCATGATGTAGAAATCGTGGCGAAAAATCCTAGACTTACAGCAATGTAAAAATAGGTATGCATATTCTGGAGGAAAAATAAATATGAAAGATGAAAGAGGACTTGAAGCAATAAAAGAGCTCAAAAGATTAAAAAAAGGATATTGTTTTGAAACAGCAAAGCTTGATGCGCTAAAAATAAAGCAAGCTGTTAGAAACAAAATAATCAGTTGGGACGAGTTAAAAACAACTGATGAAAAAATTGACCTGTATGTTAAAGAGGTTCAGCGACGAGAAGCTATTAGGTATTTGGGGCATTTAATATGTGATCAAGATTTTGGCCTACAGCCCGCTATGCACTTTGCAGAAGTAGTAATACAAGCTACTAAAGATGGCGTAATCAGTTTGTATGAGTTAAAAATAACCAACAAAGAGATTGATCAGCTTCTTGTACAGATAAAAGAAAAAGAAAAACTTCGTAAATAAACTAAAAATTTTAAAGCAATTAAGGGAGCTATATTAAAAGCAAAATTCCCTTTTCATTTTCCAAGTCCACAAAATAATTTGTAGATTTAGAAAAGCCCCTGATGGAATCATCGGAGGCGAAATTGTTCTTTTAAAAAAATCCTTTATGGAACAGATGTAATAAATACGATTTTTACTATATTTGTTCCGTAAAGGAAAATAATGGAGGATTAAAATGGCAAATGTTAATTGTATTAAAGAAAAAATCGCAAAGAAAGTTCCTACAGAGAAACAAAATTATCTAACATATCAAACGAAAGCTGACTGATTGCTATCGTTTATGCTTAGAATAGATTTTTTTCATCTTGCATGTGAATATCCTATTGGAAAACGATATTTCTGAATAGAATAAAACGGGAACAAAGGAAGAGATAATCAGGAGGAGTTTATAGATGAAGTACGAAAAGATTAATGGGACAACCCATATATATGTAGGGAATGACGAAACAGAGCTTGATGTAGCGCGGGCTATATTAAAAGCTTCTTTTGCAACAGCAAGGTCATTGGCGGAAGGAGTAATAATAGAGCCGAATTACACAACTCCAGGCATAGTTTTGGGAACAATACTTTATGACAAAAATGATTCTATTTCAAACAAGGATGTAGATTCTCTGATTCAATTCGGTGTATCATTATTGCCTTTTAAAAAAGCAAATAATGTGCAACGATTTGGTTTAGATTCTTACCAAGGAAGAAGATGTAAGACTGACATAGAAAAAGTGAATAAAAAACACTTTACCCCTGATAACTATATTTTTGAAAGAGATAGAGGTGCGCCCGATAAAATGCTGGACATGGCCAATGAAATTTTGGCTAAAGAAAAAATAACAAAACGACACAAATAAAGAGTGAATCATGCGGTTTACTCTTTTTAATTTAGCATACTTATTGCTTCAAATTTTAAAAATCCAAATTCTAGATTTAAACCTTTCCAGTCAAAAGTTCTGAATGCGTCCAGTAGGGGGAGCATTTCTGGACACTTGTTATATTTTACAAGTGCATCGAAGGGCTTTTTAAGCTCAAACAAAAGATTTCTTTCGTTTAAACGGCAGTTCTGAAGCAAGTAATTCAGCAATTGCCGTTTTTCGTTTGGTTCAGAACTTTCAAAAATTTCTGAAGCCCTTTGTGATAGGCTTAATACTTGATTTACAGCCAAATAGTAGCTTTCATCGGCTATACTATGCCTTTGCATTTTTTCAAGCAGTCCTTGTTGTATTTCTTTATATTCTTTTAACTTATTGTCATAGATGTCGCTAGTAATCCGCCTCGTTCGGCTTTATCCTATTTTTCGTATTCGTGCCTCGTTGGAATTATTGCATTTATTCTATCAAATATGGTTGAAATTGCAATATTAAGCATAAACAGCAATGTTGCGTTTTAATGCAAAATTCATCTGATCATGTTAAATTGTGGATAACATAATTAGTCATTAAAACCAGAATGTGTTATAATTAATTATAGGATTGTGTCTGACTATTGACATCTAGTGTTAAAGTGGTATAGTTAAATGTCCTACACTTATAAATGAATTTACTGACTATCTCTGTAATAATGTTATTATAAGCTGGAGTATAAGTTTGTATAATATCATTTAAATAGATCTATGGTTAATACTACATGCCCAAAAATTGACGAGCGTATATATAAAAACGCTGTTTTGTATTTTATTAAGTATTGTAATAATCAGTATTTACACGGCACAAAACTTAATAAGCTTTTATATTATCTTGATTTTGTATATTTTCGTGATCATAAAAAATCTATTACTGGAGATTTATATATTCATCAAGAATATGGTCCTGTACCCTCACATGCTGGCGAAATACTTACTGAACTTAATAGTGACCAAGCGATTGATATTCAAACCATTGACTACAAAAATGGCGAAATGATAAATTTTAAGATTAAAGATTCAACAAAATTAGACGAGTCTGTTTTCTCCGTTGATCAAAGTAAACTGCTTAAGCAAATTTGTGACGAATTCGGAAATTGGCCGACCGATAAAATCGTTGCGCAGACGCATCTTGAAGCGCCTTGGTTTTATTCAAAACCGTATGAAGTTGTCGATTATGCCTATGCAAGCGACATTGATTTCTTTCGGTAATTTGTTACGCATATGGCATGGATTTATGTTGAAAGAGAACAGTTTGTCCGCATGTGCGATAAGATCGTTATTTCTATTACTGTACGTGAAGCAATTAAATCATGGGCACCTACTGTAGGTCGGAATGAAATTCCTCGTCAAAAGCTTGTTTATAGATCACCAAAAAATAGTTATGAAGCTTGGGCCGCTGGTATACCGAATCCCGATAGTAATAAAGGGAAAAGTGGTGGTTATCGGATTGTTTATTATCTTATTCTTAGAGAAAATACTATTAATCTTGATTTTATTGAAGAACGTAAAGAGCTTGGCTTCCATGGCGAAGGTCACCGAAAAAAAGATAAGTATAATGATTATATCCGAGATTTAAAAGAATATTTAAAAAAACTTGATTCGTAAAAAAGCATGATTTTAGTCTGCTTTTTTATTTACTATAAATCGCAATTCAACATTTTCAAGTTTTTTAAAAAGTTAAATTCTTGATTTAATGTTTTCCAATCAAATGTTCTGAATGCGTCCAGTAGGGGGAGCCGATTATTTTTGTGGCAAATGATCCGTCCCCGTCCAGAAAGCTGAAAAAGCGAGTAAAATCTCGCTTTTTTGGTTACTCGTTTTATGTTAGAAATGACAGATACCCGTTGCTTAAAAGCTGATTTTATGGTAATTTAAATTAAATAATAACTATAAATCTATGCAAATTATTAAACCAGCAAAACTTAAAAAAGGCGATGAAGTGCGAGTTATTGCGCCATCAAGATCAATGTCGATTATCGCCGAAGAAAGTAAAAATATCGCGAATCGTCGATTTTTCGAAATGGGGTTGAAATTGAGTTTTGGCAAACACATTGAAGAAGTAGACGAATTTGTTTCCTACTCAATCGAATCGCGCATTGAAGATTTGCATGAGGCGTTTAGTAATCCTGATGTAAAAGCGATTTTTACCGTGATTGGCGGATTCAATAGTAACCAGCTTTTAAGATACATTGATTGGGATTTAATCAAGAAGAATCCAAAGATACTCTGTGGCTTTTCCGATATTACCGCTTTGAATAATGCGATATATGCCAAGACAGGCCTGATAACTTATTCTGGGCCACACTATTCAACTTTTGGCCATGAGCTGTATTTTGACCATACTTTAGAATATTTTAAAAAATGTTTACTTCAAGACAAACCTTTTGAAGTCTTACCAAGTAAAAATTGGACTGATGATATGTGGTGGGCGGATCAAAAAAATAGAAATCTTGTTCCTAACCCTGGTTGGCTAGTGATAAACGAAGGAGGAGCAGAAGGAACGATTGTTGGTTCTAATCTTTGCACATTTAATCTTTTACAAGGAACTGAGTATTTCCCTAGCTTAGAAGGTTCGGTATTGTTTCTCGAAGACGATGAAGAATCAAAGCCATATCATTTTAATAGAGACTTGCAATCCCTCATTCATCTTCCTGAGTTCAAAGGAGTGAAAGGAATTGTTATCGGTAGATTTCAGAAGGCTAGCCAGATGACAGATGATAAATTAATCAAGATAATAAAGACCAAAAAAGAATTGGATAAAATTCCAGTCATTGCCAATGTAGACTTTGGACATACTGATCCAATAATCACTTTTCCAATTGGCGGAACAGCAAGAATGCGAGTAGAAAAAGAAAATTCAAAACTAGAGATTATCGAACATTAGCTAATAAACAGGTATAATTTTAAATCGTTTTTGCTGTAAATACGTTCCAACTTCCTTCCTGCGTCTCGCTTCTTCGTCGATTGGCGGATTAAGCGAGGCAAGCGAACCTTCAATGACAAATAACAAAATTAAAAAGCTGTAAAGTCAAATTAATTTATTTTAGCATTTGTTGTTGAGATATAAAGCCGAGTATTAATTAAAACTCGGCTTTATGCTATAATGAAAGTAATTCAAAATGTAAATATTAAAAACTAAGCGAGCATTTTGATTTTTTTCATTTTGGTTTTTTATTATGCGACTGAATTTATTTTTTAAATTATTTTTGCCGATCGTTGCCGCTTTTGTTATTTTTATAGCAGCTGTTTTTT
This region includes:
- a CDS encoding DUF5677 domain-containing protein — translated: MQEDKLEKKTEEQRTTDISKHKREGKTLLPPFRQLPMSPSSWKDNRMPEMLWAVLLIGNIKREEALDIFRKVAELVRKNPTLSDVTHSGIATWPKESRIALINLLKESHPEAQKILRSLVIFPALPGYSEWKEILGDPKDEGETADFLAKGVSATLWHQSQEATDCRWIKFLCEIHGGKIKFSSSIGGIDETLRGVFEYPNYGDLRHVRPFIRASEIGMQMRNEGKQNDWPEKFWKACLQSTLCAPLPRKEQRKDSIRVSHDQIHRTRHLLLLHYLKTDESTAIESRHDAIFGFGFYALRLLDELVATNLSRGMIGRLALRSCVEAYITLSYLIKKKDEATWSDYRNYGIGKMKLSYLKNRDLKDKPSFIDEAFLKEITNEDQWEEFSDIDLGHWTDSDLRKMSDDAGCKDIYDAYYDWTSSFSHGNWGAIREANFAMCANPLHRLHLIPSVSVYPLPGVLEDVVKITNFILELIHSQYPDLNCKIMSEPKPEKISWWKGIYSKIRYRKMYKFLGFITGQK
- a CDS encoding Panacea domain-containing protein; this encodes MVNTTCPKIDERIYKNAVLYFIKYCNNQYLHGTKLNKLLYYLDFVYFRDHKKSITGDLYIHQEYGPVPSHAGEILTELNSDQAIDIQTIDYKNGEMINFKIKDSTKLDESVFSVDQSKLLKQICDEFGNWPTDKIVAQTHLEAPWFYSKPYEVVDYAYASDIDFFR
- the lexA gene encoding transcriptional repressor LexA; this encodes MQTLTKKQKLVFDFINTYRAENGISPTIEEIRKKLKLRAVSTIHEHINTLKEKGYLSKSDNSARGISLKKKIKSIIEIPIIGRIAAGQPIEAIENIEDTISLINPSIKTSEGYYALRVVGESMIDEGIFDGDIVVIKKQSVAENGQTVVAIIDDNEATLKKLYREKTRFRLEPRNQSLLPFYRKEVEVRGVVVQIIRNIDTKEEKKPQKKTRHGFRTIDLFAGIGGIRIGFENAGFSTVFANDFEPQCKETYDLNFKDSKLIVEDIRKIGIDDLPEFDFLLGGFPCQAFSIAGYRQGFNDEKGRGNLFFDIARIIDARKPEGFLLENVKNLKSHDGGKTFKIIEETLKNLGYHIKPKVLNSMEYGNIPQNRERIYIVGFKNKDYADKFSFPDPIKLSKKINDLLEKNVSEKYYYNGKPLYEKLKGFVKEEGKVYQWRRQYVRENKSGVCPTLTANMGMGGHNVPIIKDKKGIRKLTPLECARVQGFPENYKLPQIADSALYKQLGNSVSVPVIEAVARQMMKAME
- a CDS encoding very short patch repair endonuclease, with product MDVFSKKKRSEIMSKIRSKNTKAERIVFCELRKRKIYFQKHYKKAAGSPDIAFPRKKIAIFIDGDFWHGRYFLKDEKRLPKKYWREKIKSNILRDKRNRAKLKKQGWKILRIWEHEIIKNPIKAFWEIGKFINKSKV
- a CDS encoding helix-turn-helix transcriptional regulator: MTKAIYSKDHKYIVEQLKKARQGAGLDQAEVAKLLGKTQSHVSKVEAGQRRIDIVHLREFAKIYRKDISFFIK
- a CDS encoding LD-carboxypeptidase → MKPAKLKKGDEVRVIAPSRSMSIIAEESKNIANRRFFEMGLKLSFGKHIEEVDEFVSYSIESRIEDLHEAFSNPDVKAIFTVIGGFNSNQLLRYIDWDLIKKNPKILCGFSDITALNNAIYAKTGLITYSGPHYSTFGHELYFDHTLEYFKKCLLQDKPFEVLPSKNWTDDMWWADQKNRNLVPNPGWLVINEGGAEGTIVGSNLCTFNLLQGTEYFPSLEGSVLFLEDDEESKPYHFNRDLQSLIHLPEFKGVKGIVIGRFQKASQMTDDKLIKIIKTKKELDKIPVIANVDFGHTDPIITFPIGGTARMRVEKENSKLEIIEH